A section of the Streptomyces sp. V3I8 genome encodes:
- a CDS encoding thiamine pyrophosphate-binding protein, producing MTHDHDLVLRPTAAQTEAALNPPPGRTGGDLVVETLAGLGATTVFGLPGQHALGVFDALRRSDLGYVGLRVENNAGFAADAYGRITGEAAPLLLSTGPGALTSLAALQEAAAASAPVLAVGSQVPRAGLGGGRHGYLHELPDQQASFRGVVKSVHPVRTQSQIPSAIAEAWESALTAPHGPVWVEIPQDVLLAATDLPVVTAVDAAPHDLPPRPELTAVAADLLANAARPVIIAGGGVVRADASGKLRQLAERLDAPVVTTFGGKGAFPWNHPLSLRSWLEDRHTTDFLEDADVLLVVGSGLGELSSNYHTFKPRGRVVQIEADLGKLESNHPALGIHADARLALSALLETVPERRDPTAADRVRTVLGLVRERIDSQELTLEQRVLAAVREALPDRSASFWDMTILAYWAWSAFDARHPNTMHSAQGAGGLGYAFPAAIGGAVADPTHPVLAVSGDGGALYSIAELATARQHGLNVTWLIVDDGGYGILRAYMEDAFGQATATELTRPDFVALAESFGVPGVRTTPDTLAADLAKALATPGPSVVVLPARLRMFAPTHLD from the coding sequence GTGACCCACGACCACGACCTGGTGCTCCGCCCCACCGCCGCGCAGACGGAGGCCGCACTGAACCCGCCGCCCGGCCGCACCGGCGGAGACCTGGTCGTGGAGACCCTCGCAGGTCTCGGCGCGACCACCGTCTTCGGCCTGCCGGGCCAGCACGCGCTCGGCGTGTTCGACGCGCTGCGCCGCTCCGACCTGGGTTACGTCGGCCTGCGGGTCGAGAACAACGCGGGGTTCGCGGCGGACGCGTACGGCCGCATCACCGGCGAGGCGGCCCCACTGCTCCTGTCGACCGGACCGGGCGCCCTGACCTCGCTGGCCGCGCTGCAGGAGGCCGCGGCGGCGTCGGCGCCCGTCCTCGCCGTCGGCAGCCAGGTCCCGCGCGCGGGGCTCGGCGGCGGCCGCCACGGCTACTTGCACGAACTGCCCGACCAGCAGGCCTCGTTCAGGGGCGTGGTCAAGTCCGTCCACCCGGTCCGTACGCAGTCGCAGATCCCCTCCGCGATCGCCGAGGCCTGGGAGTCGGCGCTCACCGCCCCGCACGGTCCGGTGTGGGTGGAGATCCCGCAGGACGTGCTGCTCGCCGCGACGGACCTGCCCGTCGTCACGGCCGTGGACGCCGCGCCCCACGACCTGCCCCCGCGCCCCGAACTGACCGCCGTCGCCGCCGACCTGCTCGCGAACGCGGCCCGCCCGGTGATCATCGCGGGCGGCGGTGTCGTACGCGCCGACGCGTCGGGCAAACTGCGGCAGCTCGCCGAACGGCTCGACGCGCCCGTCGTCACCACCTTCGGCGGCAAGGGCGCCTTCCCCTGGAACCACCCGCTGTCGCTGCGGTCCTGGCTGGAGGACCGGCACACCACCGACTTCCTGGAGGACGCCGACGTCCTCCTCGTCGTCGGCTCGGGGCTCGGCGAACTGTCCTCGAACTACCACACGTTCAAGCCCCGCGGCCGGGTCGTCCAGATCGAGGCCGACCTCGGCAAGCTGGAGTCCAACCACCCGGCCCTCGGCATCCACGCGGACGCCCGCCTCGCCCTGTCGGCACTCCTGGAGACCGTGCCCGAGCGGCGGGACCCCACGGCCGCGGACCGTGTACGCACCGTGCTCGGCCTGGTCCGTGAACGCATCGACTCCCAGGAACTCACCCTGGAGCAGCGGGTGCTGGCCGCCGTCCGCGAGGCCCTGCCGGACCGGTCCGCGAGCTTCTGGGACATGACGATCCTCGCCTACTGGGCCTGGTCCGCCTTCGACGCCCGCCACCCCAACACCATGCACTCCGCCCAGGGCGCGGGCGGCCTCGGCTACGCCTTCCCGGCGGCGATCGGCGGCGCGGTCGCCGACCCCACCCATCCCGTCCTCGCGGTCTCCGGCGACGGCGGCGCGCTCTACTCGATCGCCGAACTCGCCACCGCCCGGCAGCACGGCCTGAACGTGACCTGGCTCATCGTCGACGACGGCGGCTACGGCATCCTGCGCGCGTACATGGAGGACGCCTTCGGGCAGGCCACGGCCACCGAACTGACCCGCCCGGACTTCGTGGCGCTCGCGGAGTCCTTCGGCGTCCCGGGCGTACGGACCACGCCGGACACCCTCGCCGCCGACCTCGCCAAGGCCCTCGCCACGCCCGGCCCCTCGGTGGTCGTGCTGCCGGCGCGGCTGCGGATGTTCGCGCCGACGCACCTGGACTGA
- a CDS encoding FG-GAP and VCBS repeat-containing protein, translated as MSRAHRRTRTRLTAPLAAAVLLAGGFGAMALTGASAQAATTAADAQDDFNGDGYADLVVGAPNGTISSKAKAGYVAVTYGSADGVSAADKKLISRSTSGVPGSATANQQFGSTFTKGDLDGDGFGDLVISGGKAGSVILWGSASGLTGGTALAGYSSPQTGDFDGDGKTDLTLFAHQDVQGDDPENTTGTVWKGPVSRAGTPAATMPLLKTGEAISGPVDTTESGDVNGDGKDDIVAFHYEGDGVWGNSLLLGGGSAGFTRSWVPGEAAGNKMGTGIGDVNNDGFDDVVVGNDWGGGNVKVALGSATGLSSDRVQTFNQDSPGFPGAEEEEDEIGASVSVADVTGDGYADIALGIPGEDVGDIYDTGSVALVPGSAAGATGAGTQVFHQNTAGVPGVAENSDEFGVSTALLDLNGDGHRDLAAGSTAENEQNGAVWILNGTASGLTATGSFAFGAGTLGAPATAAHFGALLR; from the coding sequence ATGTCCCGAGCACACCGCAGGACCCGTACGCGTCTCACCGCCCCCCTGGCAGCCGCGGTGCTGCTCGCCGGAGGATTCGGCGCCATGGCCCTCACCGGGGCCTCGGCCCAGGCGGCCACCACGGCGGCGGACGCGCAGGACGACTTCAACGGCGACGGCTACGCCGACCTGGTCGTGGGCGCCCCGAACGGCACGATATCGAGCAAGGCCAAGGCCGGTTACGTGGCCGTCACCTACGGCTCCGCCGACGGCGTCTCCGCCGCCGACAAGAAGCTCATCAGCCGCTCCACCAGCGGCGTCCCGGGCTCCGCCACCGCGAACCAGCAGTTCGGGTCCACCTTCACCAAGGGCGACCTGGACGGCGACGGCTTCGGCGACCTGGTGATCTCCGGCGGCAAGGCCGGCTCCGTGATCCTGTGGGGCTCCGCCTCCGGACTCACCGGCGGCACGGCCCTGGCCGGCTACAGCTCCCCGCAGACCGGCGACTTCGACGGCGACGGCAAGACGGACCTCACCCTGTTCGCCCACCAGGACGTCCAGGGCGACGACCCCGAGAACACCACCGGGACCGTGTGGAAGGGCCCCGTCTCGCGTGCCGGAACGCCCGCCGCCACCATGCCTCTCCTGAAGACCGGCGAGGCGATCAGCGGCCCCGTCGACACCACCGAGTCCGGCGACGTCAACGGTGACGGCAAGGACGACATCGTCGCCTTCCACTACGAGGGCGACGGCGTCTGGGGCAACAGTCTGCTGCTCGGCGGCGGCAGCGCCGGCTTCACCAGGAGCTGGGTCCCCGGTGAAGCCGCGGGCAACAAGATGGGCACCGGCATCGGGGACGTCAACAACGACGGGTTCGACGACGTCGTGGTCGGCAACGACTGGGGCGGCGGCAACGTCAAGGTCGCTCTGGGCTCGGCCACCGGTCTGTCCTCGGACCGCGTCCAGACCTTCAACCAGGACTCGCCCGGGTTCCCCGGAGCCGAGGAGGAAGAGGACGAGATCGGCGCGTCGGTCTCGGTCGCGGACGTCACGGGTGACGGCTACGCCGACATCGCGCTCGGCATCCCGGGCGAGGACGTCGGCGACATCTACGACACCGGCTCGGTCGCCCTGGTCCCCGGCAGCGCCGCCGGTGCCACCGGTGCCGGGACGCAGGTCTTCCACCAGAACACCGCCGGAGTTCCCGGAGTCGCCGAGAACAGCGACGAGTTCGGTGTGAGCACCGCCCTGCTCGACCTCAACGGTGACGGCCACCGCGACCTCGCGGCCGGTTCCACCGCCGAGAACGAGCAGAACGGCGCGGTCTGGATCCTGAACGGCACGGCGAGCGGCCTCACCGCCACCGGGTCCTTCGCGTTCGGCGCGGGCACCCTCGGCGCCCCCGCCACGGCCGCCCACTTCGGCGCGCTCCTGCGCTGA
- a CDS encoding endonuclease I family protein has translation MSVAQLGKWKALAAGVSAVLVGLTLPTVAATPAAATSTAYDDTYYANAIGKTGTALKGSLHTIISNQTKISYSAVWEALKVTDQDPNNSSNVVLLYSGISRSKTLNGGDVGDWNREHVWAQSHGDFGTSAGPGTDLHHLRPEDVQVNSIRGNKDFDNGGSSFTNSGGSLTDSNSFQPRAAVKGDVARMILYMAVRYEGDDAWADLEPNDAVTNGSVPYHGRLSVLKQWNEADPPSASETRRNELIYSTYQHNRNPFIDHPEWIEAIW, from the coding sequence ATGTCCGTTGCGCAGCTTGGCAAGTGGAAGGCGCTGGCGGCCGGCGTCTCCGCCGTCCTCGTCGGCCTCACCCTCCCGACGGTCGCCGCGACCCCCGCCGCGGCCACCAGCACCGCGTACGACGACACGTACTACGCGAACGCGATCGGCAAGACCGGCACGGCCCTGAAGGGTTCGCTGCACACGATCATCAGCAACCAGACGAAGATCTCGTACTCCGCGGTCTGGGAGGCGCTCAAGGTCACCGACCAGGACCCGAACAACAGCAGCAACGTGGTCCTGCTCTACTCGGGCATCTCCCGCAGCAAGACGCTCAACGGCGGCGACGTCGGCGACTGGAACCGCGAGCACGTGTGGGCCCAGTCCCACGGCGACTTCGGCACCTCCGCCGGCCCCGGCACCGACCTGCACCACCTGCGGCCCGAGGACGTCCAGGTCAACAGCATCCGCGGCAACAAGGACTTCGACAACGGCGGCAGCAGCTTCACCAACAGCGGTGGCAGCCTCACCGACTCGAACTCCTTCCAGCCCCGCGCCGCCGTCAAGGGCGACGTCGCCCGGATGATCCTCTACATGGCCGTCCGCTACGAGGGCGACGACGCCTGGGCCGACCTGGAGCCCAACGACGCCGTCACCAACGGCAGCGTCCCCTACCACGGCCGCCTCTCCGTGCTGAAGCAGTGGAACGAGGCCGACCCGCCCAGCGCCTCCGAGACCCGTCGCAACGAACTGATCTACAGCACCTACCAGCACAACCGGAACCCGTTCATCGACCACCCGGAGTGGATCGAGGCGATCTGGTAG